A genomic segment from Chitinophaga flava encodes:
- the nfi gene encoding deoxyribonuclease V (cleaves DNA at apurinic or apyrimidinic sites): protein MITEAAAIALQETLRAQVITTDELPSPIRTIAGTDVEYDKSSNLIAGSVVVLDYNTLEVLDVASHCMEVSFPYIPGLFSFREMPPLLEAYHKLKIQPDLIICDGQGLAHQRRFGLACHFGVTLDKPVIGCGKTRLCGHYEQLAEPRGSIAPLIAEEDQALIGNALRTQPGINPVFVSCGHKVSLATATDIVLKMATQYRLPETTRLADHYARLALLEYKDGLNPPPASE from the coding sequence ATGATCACAGAAGCAGCCGCCATTGCTCTGCAGGAAACACTCCGGGCGCAGGTTATCACCACCGATGAGCTCCCATCCCCTATCCGTACAATCGCCGGGACAGATGTAGAATATGATAAATCCAGCAACCTGATCGCCGGCAGTGTGGTGGTACTGGACTACAACACGCTGGAGGTACTGGATGTAGCCTCTCATTGTATGGAAGTTAGTTTTCCCTATATCCCCGGGCTTTTCTCTTTCCGGGAGATGCCGCCTCTATTAGAAGCCTATCATAAACTGAAGATTCAGCCCGACCTGATCATCTGTGACGGCCAGGGACTGGCCCATCAGCGCCGTTTCGGGCTGGCCTGCCACTTTGGGGTGACACTGGACAAACCTGTTATAGGCTGTGGAAAAACCCGTTTATGTGGACATTATGAACAACTCGCAGAACCCAGGGGCAGCATTGCACCGCTGATTGCCGAAGAAGACCAGGCATTGATAGGTAATGCCCTGCGTACACAACCCGGTATTAATCCGGTATTTGTTTCCTGCGGTCATAAGGTATCCCTGGCCACCGCCACCGATATAGTGCTGAAAATGGCTACTCAATACCGCCTTCCGGAAACCACCCGGCTGGCAGACCACTATGCACGACTGGCATTGCTGGAATATAAAGACGGCTTAAATCCGCCACCAGCAAGCGAATAG
- a CDS encoding RNA polymerase sigma factor codes for MKTEQQLVEQAKSDPNAFGELYDQYYSKIFNYAFRITGDYVIACDIAAETFMKAFTKINSFQWKGISVSSWFFKIATNELNQYFRSKKYTSTSLTELGAVENTSGYKHFSDETNDTISRIYMTEDFKRVQQLLQSLPPDYQKVIALKYFEEMSIKEISEIMGKKEGTIKSLISRGIDRLRQSL; via the coding sequence TTGAAAACGGAACAGCAACTCGTTGAACAGGCGAAATCCGACCCAAATGCTTTCGGTGAATTATACGATCAGTATTATTCAAAAATTTTCAACTACGCATTTCGAATTACAGGCGATTATGTAATCGCATGTGATATTGCTGCTGAAACTTTTATGAAAGCATTCACAAAGATCAACTCCTTCCAATGGAAGGGCATCTCTGTGTCTTCCTGGTTTTTTAAAATTGCTACCAACGAATTGAATCAGTATTTCAGAAGTAAAAAATATACTTCCACCTCACTGACAGAATTAGGAGCAGTTGAAAATACGTCCGGGTATAAACATTTTAGTGATGAGACGAATGATACCATTTCCAGGATCTATATGACGGAAGACTTTAAAAGGGTGCAACAGCTGCTCCAATCTTTGCCGCCTGATTATCAGAAGGTAATTGCACTAAAATACTTTGAAGAGATGAGCATTAAGGAGATTAGTGAGATAATGGGGAAAAAAGAAGGCACCATAAAATCACTGATTTCACGAGGAATAGACCGACTTAGGCAATCCCTTTAA
- a CDS encoding helix-turn-helix domain-containing protein has translation MKHNGTKPCQELAPYIHSFWELKGDDSDGQWERIFPDGCPGIVINLGEPCKTDNGLATMDYGKTYIVGAMTTFKDSFIDRNTHLLGVCLKPAVFSSFYNYAPQNELTNHTVEFDLPHSFDIGKINKDSYAYLNKYFLDRKGSINQPLQAVLNDIHISKGNVSIREISKRNFTTVRQLERIFKTHVGLTPKEYVKIIRFQSVLSMMNNIRKKSLSDIAFECGFYDQAHLTNEVKRHTGLTPAQF, from the coding sequence ATGAAACATAATGGGACCAAACCTTGCCAGGAATTAGCACCCTATATCCATTCTTTTTGGGAATTAAAAGGCGATGATAGCGACGGCCAATGGGAGCGAATATTTCCTGATGGGTGTCCCGGGATAGTTATAAATTTAGGGGAACCCTGCAAAACGGATAATGGCCTGGCTACTATGGATTATGGCAAAACATACATCGTAGGAGCAATGACCACTTTTAAGGATAGTTTTATTGACAGGAACACCCATCTGTTAGGCGTGTGTCTCAAACCAGCTGTGTTTTCGTCTTTTTACAACTATGCTCCACAAAATGAATTGACTAATCATACTGTTGAATTTGATTTGCCCCACTCATTTGATATTGGGAAAATAAATAAAGATTCTTACGCTTACCTCAATAAATATTTTCTGGATAGGAAAGGAAGTATCAACCAGCCGCTTCAGGCTGTTCTGAACGACATTCATATTTCTAAAGGGAATGTAAGCATCCGTGAAATTTCTAAAAGGAATTTTACAACTGTCAGGCAATTGGAACGGATTTTTAAAACTCATGTCGGTTTAACACCTAAGGAATATGTAAAGATTATTCGCTTCCAGTCAGTACTTTCCATGATGAACAACATAAGAAAGAAAAGCTTATCAGATATAGCTTTTGAATGTGGCTTTTATGATCAGGCACATCTTACGAATGAAGTAAAACGGCATACAGGCCTTACTCCTGCTCAATTTTAA
- a CDS encoding dihydrofolate reductase family protein, whose protein sequence is MKKIILNLAVTLDGFIEGPNGEVDWCIMDDDMDFGSFISSIDTIFYGRVSYDAWGNFQPDTTTSPAEKEMWQGIHSKKKFVFSRQNRQDGKATFISSDIVNQVAEIKRQGGKDIWLYGGASLIKTFIQSGLIDVYKVSVHPIVLGTGKPLFEDIKERIGLKLTETNVFKSGVVQLTYEPVN, encoded by the coding sequence ATGAAAAAAATAATTTTGAACCTGGCTGTTACCTTAGACGGATTTATTGAGGGGCCAAATGGGGAAGTTGATTGGTGCATTATGGATGATGATATGGATTTTGGTAGTTTTATATCCAGCATCGACACCATATTTTACGGTAGGGTAAGTTATGACGCCTGGGGAAATTTCCAGCCAGACACAACTACCAGTCCGGCTGAAAAAGAGATGTGGCAAGGAATACACTCAAAGAAAAAATTTGTCTTTTCGAGGCAAAACAGGCAAGATGGTAAGGCTACATTCATAAGCTCCGACATTGTTAATCAGGTTGCTGAAATAAAACGACAAGGAGGCAAAGATATCTGGCTATATGGTGGAGCAAGTCTTATCAAGACGTTTATACAATCAGGCCTTATCGACGTATATAAAGTATCGGTACATCCGATAGTTTTGGGAACCGGTAAACCACTATTTGAAGACATAAAGGAACGAATAGGTTTAAAGTTGACTGAAACCAATGTGTTTAAATCAGGTGTTGTACAACTTACCTATGAACCTGTAAACTAA
- a CDS encoding YybH family protein: MIEFNRNTPAGTVSYFRHCIKTGDVKGAMSCFDVQGVYIDRTGEEIRGLPQIEQAIGHLCTWRPDIKGGRPHLTILDDIAIWLDKWEMTGKTPDGNIISMNGHTTCLLKRDETGIWLWLVDNPFGTAVLEV, encoded by the coding sequence ATGATAGAATTCAATAGAAACACTCCTGCCGGCACTGTATCCTATTTCCGTCATTGTATCAAAACGGGTGATGTTAAAGGAGCCATGAGTTGTTTTGATGTTCAGGGAGTGTACATAGATAGGACTGGTGAAGAAATCAGAGGGCTACCACAAATTGAACAGGCAATTGGACATCTGTGTACATGGAGGCCAGACATAAAAGGTGGCCGGCCACATTTAACTATACTCGATGATATAGCGATTTGGCTGGATAAATGGGAAATGACAGGTAAAACACCAGATGGCAATATCATTAGCATGAATGGTCATACAACTTGTCTGCTGAAAAGAGATGAAACAGGCATTTGGTTGTGGTTGGTGGATAATCCTTTTGGTACGGCAGTACTGGAAGTCTGA
- a CDS encoding Crp/Fnr family transcriptional regulator: MKKTGILESPASEENDELLLKCFKDHFNFTIDDLSSIRTHFNFYNKKKKDFLVREGYTSTNYFLILEGYVRVFYRTENGEEVTIDMLSKGEFASSMYSILKGAPSFEDIQCLTDCLVCKISEASFEALAAENPAWIQLGMRSLKAALLKKEERILTFGKLQGKERYMKLMAERPDIIKNVPLQYIASYIGVKPESLSRIRR; encoded by the coding sequence ATGAAAAAAACTGGCATATTGGAGTCCCCGGCTTCAGAAGAGAATGATGAACTACTGCTAAAATGTTTTAAAGATCATTTCAATTTCACGATTGATGATTTGTCATCGATCAGAACGCACTTTAATTTTTATAACAAGAAGAAAAAGGACTTCCTCGTCAGGGAAGGGTATACCTCAACCAATTATTTTCTCATTCTTGAGGGCTATGTTCGTGTATTCTACAGGACAGAGAATGGTGAAGAAGTGACCATCGATATGCTGAGCAAAGGAGAGTTTGCATCATCTATGTATAGTATATTAAAAGGCGCCCCTTCTTTTGAGGATATTCAATGTTTAACAGATTGCCTCGTTTGTAAAATATCAGAAGCCTCTTTCGAAGCTTTGGCTGCTGAAAATCCTGCATGGATTCAATTAGGTATGAGAAGCCTTAAGGCCGCACTGCTGAAAAAAGAAGAAAGAATATTGACTTTTGGGAAACTACAAGGAAAAGAACGTTATATGAAGTTAATGGCAGAAAGACCTGATATTATTAAAAATGTGCCGCTTCAGTACATAGCCTCCTATATTGGTGTTAAACCCGAATCCCTAAGCCGGATAAGAAGATAG